One genomic segment of Pseudomonadota bacterium includes these proteins:
- a CDS encoding tetratricopeptide repeat protein codes for MGTRSKKGVKELEVLDKLIEKITVDAYSDDEQLWAFRQAFEDDVALPVDGFVIGEPVSVIAVDYDGNERRGLTAKCRREYGSEYIIAVSEVVLPQTSAGARYIAAYRRWLNLDPYPAGTQKTSRRRRQHKATDDDIDLSKPVEVVALAVKERAARCRLLGSDRIITLRASRLWEVVPGAIVTVKPGKQWRYGGHPYLSGEIQSTRIDVKALDLAPLGLAEMGLWDPKEAYWGEEDDPIEDWAKPIIAHGPRPMFDMEQVLPGEDSDDPFNDPITRSSDLKDAGERAEAMKILMELCQEDLRCLDAHSHLGNFIFDHHPDDAIRHYEVGLRIGELSLGNDFTGVLAWGLIDNRPFLRCMHGYGLCLWRLGRFDEAEHIFEKMLWLNPSDNQGVRFLIDEVKGKTAWEDREVE; via the coding sequence ATGGGTACGAGAAGCAAGAAAGGTGTTAAGGAACTCGAAGTTTTGGACAAGCTTATTGAGAAAATCACCGTCGACGCATACAGCGATGATGAACAGCTCTGGGCCTTTCGGCAGGCCTTTGAGGATGACGTTGCCCTGCCGGTCGACGGTTTCGTCATTGGGGAACCGGTTTCGGTGATCGCGGTGGACTACGACGGCAATGAACGGCGTGGTCTGACGGCAAAGTGCCGCCGGGAGTACGGTTCGGAATATATAATTGCAGTCTCCGAGGTCGTGTTGCCGCAAACATCGGCAGGGGCACGTTACATCGCCGCCTACCGCAGGTGGCTCAACCTCGATCCTTACCCAGCTGGGACGCAAAAAACCTCTCGACGGCGCAGGCAGCACAAGGCAACAGACGATGACATCGACCTGAGCAAACCGGTCGAAGTGGTTGCGTTAGCGGTCAAGGAACGGGCCGCCCGGTGCCGTTTGCTGGGAAGCGACCGGATCATTACCCTGCGCGCAAGCCGTCTCTGGGAGGTGGTGCCTGGCGCCATCGTCACGGTCAAGCCAGGAAAACAGTGGCGTTATGGCGGTCATCCGTATCTTTCCGGCGAGATTCAGTCGACTCGGATCGACGTGAAGGCCCTCGATCTGGCGCCTTTGGGGCTTGCAGAGATGGGCCTGTGGGACCCCAAGGAAGCGTACTGGGGAGAAGAAGACGACCCCATCGAAGATTGGGCTAAGCCGATCATCGCCCATGGCCCCCGCCCCATGTTCGATATGGAACAGGTGCTGCCCGGCGAGGACTCTGACGATCCTTTCAATGACCCCATCACTCGGTCCAGCGATCTCAAAGATGCCGGTGAGCGGGCAGAGGCGATGAAGATATTGATGGAGCTGTGCCAGGAGGACCTGCGCTGCCTCGATGCCCATTCGCATCTGGGCAATTTCATCTTTGACCACCATCCCGATGATGCCATCCGGCATTACGAAGTCGGTTTGCGCATCGGCGAGCTGTCTTTGGGTAACGATTTTACCGGCGTGCTGGCGTGGGGCCTGATCGACAACCGTCCGTTTCTGCGCTGTATGCACGGTTATGGATTGTGTCTCTGGCGTCTTGGACGCTTTGACGAGGCGGAGCACATTTTTGAGAAGATGCTCTGGCTGAACCCGTCCGACAACCAGGGCGTGCGGTTTCTCATCGACGAGGTGAAGGGGAAAACCGCCTGGGAGGATCGTGAAGTCGAGTGA